Genomic window (bacterium):
GGGATATATGGAATGAACATTTTAGATGGAATGATATTTACCTTATTGGACTAACTCCAACAGGACGAGCTACAATAGAAGCATTATATATGAACAGACCATTAATACTTGCTATTAGACGAGAAGAAATGATGAGGGGAAAACATCCGCCAATCTGAAGATTTAGTTTTAATTGAAAAAAAATTTATTTATTCAGGAAGAGATGAAAAATATTTCGCCAATTACACAAGGAGGTTACAAAGAGAGATAATATGGGAACAAAGGTATTAATTACGGGAGTAGCAGGTTTTATTGGAAGCAATCTATCAAAGATGCTATTAAATAAAGGCTTTGATATTATTGGTATTGATAATCTCTCTTCAGGCACTCTGGAAAATATTCCTTCAGGAGTTGATTTCCATCAGTTAGATATAAGAGCGAAGGATATTTATCCACTTTTTAAAGAGGTTGATACGGTCTTTCACTTAGCCGCAAAGAATTGTTTGCTTGATTGTTTTAACAATCCATTAGAGACGAGTGATATTAATGTAACCGGGACAGTGAATGTTTTAGAGGCGGCAAAACAAGCAAAGGTGCGGAAATTTATTTACGCTGACACATCGGCAGAGTATGAAGGCATACTTGATTTTCCATCAAAAGTAGATACTGTATGTCCTATTGGCACTTATGCCATAAGTAAATCTGCAGGACTTTCTTTCTGCAAAAATTACCAAAAATTCTGGGATATGAATATTACAATCTTGCGGTATTTTAATGTCTATGGACCTGTCCAGGACTGGCGTAGAGTGATTCCACCTGTGATGAGTAGCTTTATCATTAAATTATTAAAAGGTGAAAATCCTATTATTTACGGCACTGGCGAGAAACGACGAGATTTTATCTATGTAGATGATGTAAATGAATTTCATATCTTATCGATGCAAAATCCAGCTACAGATGGTAATATTTATAATGTTGGTTCCGGGGTGAATCATTCTGTAAATGAAGTTTTTGAGATAATTGAAGGAATATTGAAAACGGGATTAAAACCAATTTATAAAGATGATCTCCCAGGAGAGGCGGAGGTAACCCTTGCCGATATATCAGAATCTATTAAATTAGGTTGGAAACCCGAAATAGAGATAGAAGAAGGTATAAAAAGGTCTATTGAATATATTCGAGAAAAGGTGCTTCAATAGAATTAAAAACTAATGAAAGCGATAATCCTTGCGGCTGGTAAAAGTACAAGATTAAAACCTGTAGTCCATTCAGTTCCAAAACCTATGGTGCAAATCAATGGGAAACCAATTTTGGAACACATAATTTTATTGCTAAAACATTATGGCTTAGTAGAAATTTACATTAATCTCCATCATCTACCTCATATTATAAAAGATTACTTTGGAGATGGACATCACCTGGAGGTTAATATTGTCTATAACTTTGAACCAGAAATTTTAGGAACGGCAGGTGGGGTTAAAGGCTTTGAAAGATATATTGGGTCTTCAGACTTTATGGTTATTTATGGTGATAATTATTTTGATTATGATTTGAACAAAATTATCAACTACCATTACAAAAAAAAGGGATTAGGCACGATTGTTTTTTATGAAAAAGAGGATGTCCGTTTAAGTGGCGTTGCAGTGTTAAATAAGAAAAAGAGAATTATCCGATTCATTGAAAAGCCAAAACCAACTGAGGTTTGTAGCCATTTAGTTAATACAGGAATTTATGTCTTTAATCATGAGATTTTTGATTATATCCCGCCAAACTCTTTTTTAGACTTTGGCAAAAATATCTTTCCTGAACTCATTAAAAAAAATAAACCCATTTATGGGATTGTTATGGAAGGGAGGTTAATTGCAGTAGATACACCTTATCTGTATCAATCTGCTATAAAAGGAAACCAATGATTATTACCAGAACACCGTTTAGAATTACTCTTGGAGGAGGGGGGACAGACCTGCCTGCTTACTATTCTCAATATGGAGGTTTTATCTTTGCCGCAGGTATTGATAAGTATATGTTTATAAACCTCAATCGTCCTATAGTCGATGATTTAATTCGACTTAAATACTCCAAAACAGAGTTGGTGAATCATCGTGATGAAGTGCAACATGAAATTGTCCGTGAGGCATTAAGAATGATGGCGATTGATAATGCTATTGAGATTGTTTCTATGGCGGATGTTCCTGCAGGGACAGGATTAGGGTCTTCAAGCTGTTATGCTGTAGGCTTACTTAATGCACTTCGGACAATGAAGCGAGATTATATCTCTTTACAGGAATTGGCAGAAGAGGCTTGCCACTTAGAACTTGACCTCCTTAAAAAACCTATTGGTAAGCAAGACCAGTATATGGCGGCTTTTGGTGGTTTGACCGTTCTTGAGATTGCAAAGGATGGTAAAGTCACGGTTTCAAAAGCTAATGTCTCGGATACGGTAATTGATGATTTACAACGGAATATGCTTCTATTTTATACAGGAACTTCAAGATCCAGTTTGGATATTTTATCTGAACAGAGTAAATCAGCAAAGGAAGATAAAAAAGTAGTTGTGGATAGCTTACATTATATTAAAGAAAGTGGCTACAAAATATTAGAATATATTCAGAGTGGAAACCTTACTGATTTTGGATTAGCACTTGATAAACATTGGGAAACCAAGAAGAAACTTTCTAACAAAATAACTAATCCACGCTTTGATGAATTATATGACTTAGCTAAAGAAAATGGTGCCTTAGGTGGGAAAATATCGGGTGCTGGTGGAGGGGGATTTTTCCTCTTCTATACCGAAACAAAACATACGCAATTGAGAAATGCCCTTACAAAAGCTGGACTCCGTGAGATGCGATACAAATTTGCATTTGAGGGAACTAAGGTGCTGGTCAACTTTATGAATGATTGAGAAGAGAATATATGAAATTAAAAGATGAAGTGGCGATAATTACTGGTGGTGGAAGAGGTATTGGTGAGGCAATAGCCTATGCCTTTGCACAAGAAGGAGTTAATCTTGTGCTTGTTTCACGAACAATTGAAGAGATAAATGCTGTAGGTTCTAAAGCAAAACGATTTGATGTAGAAACGGTGAGCATAAAAGCTGATATTTCAAATCCAGCGGATGTTGAAAAGGTAGTACATACTGCCATTGAAAGGTTTGGTAAGATTGACATACTCGTCAATAATGCTGGTATTCAGGGACCAATTGGTTTATTGACGGATAATGACATTGAAGGTTGGATTAAAACTATCA
Coding sequences:
- a CDS encoding NAD-dependent epimerase/dehydratase family protein, yielding MGTKVLITGVAGFIGSNLSKMLLNKGFDIIGIDNLSSGTLENIPSGVDFHQLDIRAKDIYPLFKEVDTVFHLAAKNCLLDCFNNPLETSDINVTGTVNVLEAAKQAKVRKFIYADTSAEYEGILDFPSKVDTVCPIGTYAISKSAGLSFCKNYQKFWDMNITILRYFNVYGPVQDWRRVIPPVMSSFIIKLLKGENPIIYGTGEKRRDFIYVDDVNEFHILSMQNPATDGNIYNVGSGVNHSVNEVFEIIEGILKTGLKPIYKDDLPGEAEVTLADISESIKLGWKPEIEIEEGIKRSIEYIREKVLQ
- a CDS encoding nucleotidyltransferase family protein, which gives rise to MKAIILAAGKSTRLKPVVHSVPKPMVQINGKPILEHIILLLKHYGLVEIYINLHHLPHIIKDYFGDGHHLEVNIVYNFEPEILGTAGGVKGFERYIGSSDFMVIYGDNYFDYDLNKIINYHYKKKGLGTIVFYEKEDVRLSGVAVLNKKKRIIRFIEKPKPTEVCSHLVNTGIYVFNHEIFDYIPPNSFLDFGKNIFPELIKKNKPIYGIVMEGRLIAVDTPYLYQSAIKGNQ
- a CDS encoding galactokinase, with product MIITRTPFRITLGGGGTDLPAYYSQYGGFIFAAGIDKYMFINLNRPIVDDLIRLKYSKTELVNHRDEVQHEIVREALRMMAIDNAIEIVSMADVPAGTGLGSSSCYAVGLLNALRTMKRDYISLQELAEEACHLELDLLKKPIGKQDQYMAAFGGLTVLEIAKDGKVTVSKANVSDTVIDDLQRNMLLFYTGTSRSSLDILSEQSKSAKEDKKVVVDSLHYIKESGYKILEYIQSGNLTDFGLALDKHWETKKKLSNKITNPRFDELYDLAKENGALGGKISGAGGGGFFLFYTETKHTQLRNALTKAGLREMRYKFAFEGTKVLVNFMND